TGCTGCGCAGTTTTAATGAGGAACACATCTACGCCATCACCCAGGCGGTGTGCGACTACCGCAAAGCTCAGGGCATTGACGGGCCGCTTTTTTTGGGCGGCGATACCCATGCCCTTTCCGAGGCCGCCTACCGCTCGGCACTGGAAGTGCTGGCGGCCAACGGGGTGGCCGTTCGCGTGCCGCGCGGCGGGGCCTACACACCCACCCCGGCCATTTCGCACGCCATTCTGCGCTGGAATGCGGGCCGCCGGACAGGCCTTGCGGACGGCATCGTCATTACGCCTTCCCACAATCCGCCCCGCGACGGCGGCTTCAAGTACAATCCGCCCCACGGCGGCCCGGCGGAAGCGGCGGTAACCAGAGAGATCGAAGCCCTGGCCAACGCCTTTCTGGAGAGCGGCAACCGCGGCGTGCGCCTCCGCCCCCTGCGCGCGGCCCTGGCTTCGCCCCTGGTGGAGGAATACGACTTCATCCGCAGCTATGTGGACGACCTCGCCCAGGTGCTGGACATGAAGGCCATTGCTTCCTCCGGCCTGAAGCTGGGGGCGGACCCCCTGGGCGGCGCGAGCCTGCCCCTGTGGGAACCCATTGCCGAAACCTATGGTCTGGACATTACGGTGGTCAACAAAGCGGTAGACCCCACCTTCCGCTTTGTGCCCTGCGATAAAGACGGCAAAATCCGCATGGATTGCTCCTCGCCCTATGCCATGAGCCGGCTGCTGGAGATGCGCGGGCGGTTTGACCTGGCTTTTGCCTGCGATCCCGATTCCGACCGCCACGGCATTGTCACGCGCGAAGAGCTCATGCCGCCCAACCATTACCTGAGCGTGGCGGCCTGGTATCTGTTCCGCACCCGGCGGCAGTGGCCCTCCGGCTGCGGCATCGGCAAAACGCTGGTCACCAGCGCCATGCTGGACAGGGTAGGGCAGAGCCTGGGGCGTCCGGTGCTGGAGGTGCCCGTGGGCTTCAAGTGGTTTGTGCCGTACCTGCGCGACGGCCGCTGCGGCCTGGCTTGCGAGGAGAGCGCCGGGGCCTCCTTCCTTTGCTTTGACGGCAGCCCCTGGAGCACGGATAAGGACGGCCCCCTCATGTGCCTGCTGGCCGCCGAAATGATGGCTGTGGAGCAGGCCTCGCCTTCCGAAATGTACGAAGGCCTGACCCAGAGGCTGGGCAGGCCCGTATACCAGCGCCTGGACGCGCCGGCGGACGACGAGGTGCGCGCGGCCCTGGCCTCCGTGCGGCCTGAGGACGTCCCGCTGCGCAGCTTGGGCGGCGCGCCCGTGACGGCGGTGCTGACCCGCGCGCCCGGCAACGATGCGCCCATGGGCGGCATTAAAGTAGTGAGTGAAGAAGGTTGGTTCGCCGTGCGGCCTTCGGGCACGGAGCCCATCTGTAAAGTCTACACGGAAAGTTTTAAAGGAGAAGATCACCTTTGCGCCCTGCAAAAGGACGCCCTGGATTTTCTGGAACGCCTGCTCAAAAAAGGGTAGGGCATTTCACCTTTGAAATGCCCTTGGCGGCTGCGTAAGCAGCCGCCCGCCGTGCGGACGTGAGCGCCATGT
The genomic region above belongs to Desulfovibrio legallii and contains:
- a CDS encoding phosphoglucomutase, whose translation is MPVVHPDAGRLAPLEKLENIPALMSAYYTEIPDPSRPEQRVAFGTSGHRGSSLLRSFNEEHIYAITQAVCDYRKAQGIDGPLFLGGDTHALSEAAYRSALEVLAANGVAVRVPRGGAYTPTPAISHAILRWNAGRRTGLADGIVITPSHNPPRDGGFKYNPPHGGPAEAAVTREIEALANAFLESGNRGVRLRPLRAALASPLVEEYDFIRSYVDDLAQVLDMKAIASSGLKLGADPLGGASLPLWEPIAETYGLDITVVNKAVDPTFRFVPCDKDGKIRMDCSSPYAMSRLLEMRGRFDLAFACDPDSDRHGIVTREELMPPNHYLSVAAWYLFRTRRQWPSGCGIGKTLVTSAMLDRVGQSLGRPVLEVPVGFKWFVPYLRDGRCGLACEESAGASFLCFDGSPWSTDKDGPLMCLLAAEMMAVEQASPSEMYEGLTQRLGRPVYQRLDAPADDEVRAALASVRPEDVPLRSLGGAPVTAVLTRAPGNDAPMGGIKVVSEEGWFAVRPSGTEPICKVYTESFKGEDHLCALQKDALDFLERLLKKG